CTGCTCTGCGGAGCTTGCGGCCAAGCGCATAAATGCAAACAGCTCGCGACCGGCCCCCACGTTATTGCCCAACAGGCCCGTGGCAGGCGTGCGCGCTGCAAATTCTTCGGCGTCCACCTTAAGCTCCAAGGTGCCTTTGACGCCATCGACGCGAATGATATCGCCATCTTTGACCCGCGCCAGCGGCCCGCCGCTTTGAGCTTCGGGGTTGACGTGGATCGCGGCGGGAATCTTACCCGACGCGCCGGACATACGCCCGTCTGTCACCAACGCCACTTTAAAGCCACGGTCCTGCAACACACCGAGGAACGGCGTCATTTTGTGCAGTTCAGGCATGCCATTGGAGCGCGGGCCCTGGAAGCGCATCACGGCGACAAAGTCTTTTTCCAGCTGGCCTGCCTTGAACGCGTCCGCCAGGTCCTGTTGATCCTGGAATACTACGGCCGGTGCTTCGACAATCTGGTGTTCCAGGGCCACGGCCGAGACTTTCATCACGCCACGGCCGAGGTTGCCTTCCATCACACGCAAACCACCTTCCGGCGAGAACGCGCGGGCCACCGGGCGCAGGATGGTTTCGTCGAGGCTTTCGATCGGGCCTTCGCGCCACACCAGTTCACCGTCGACCAGGAAGGGTTCCTGGGTGTAGCGGCTCAGGCCGTGACCGGCCACGGTGTTGACGTCGTTGTGGAGCAGCCCGGCTTCGAGCAGTTCGCGGATCAGGAACGACATGCCGCCCGCGGCCTGGAAGTGGTTGATGTCGGCTTTGCCGTTCGGGTACACGTGGGACAGGGTCGGCACCACCTCGGAGAGGTCGGCCATGTCCTGCCAGGTCAGGATGATGCCCGCCGACATGGCGATGGCCGGCATGTGCAGGGTGTGGTTGGTGGAACCGCCGGTGGCGTTGAGCGCGACGATGGAGTTGACGATGGATTTTTCGTCAACGATCTCGCCGATCGGCGTGAAGTTGGTATTGGCCTTGGTCAGGCGTGTGACCTGGTGCGCGGCCTCGCGGGTCAGCGCGTCACGCAGCGGCGTGTACGGGTTGACGAACGAGGCGCCCGGCAAGTGCAGGCCCATCACTTCCATCAACAGCTGGTTGGTGTTGGCGGTGCCGTAGAAGGTGCAGGTGCCGGGGCTGTGGTAGGACTTCATCTCCGATTCCAGCAGCTCTTCGCGAGTGGCCTTGCCTTCGGCGTAGCGCTGGCGCACGTCAGCCTTCTGCTTGTTGGAAATGCCCGAGGGCATCGGGCCGCCCGGTACGAAGATCATCGGCAGGTGGCCGTAGCGCAGCGCGCCCATCATCAGGCCAGGGACGATCTTGTCGCAGATGCCCAACATCAGCGCCGCGTCGAACATGTTGTGGGACAGCGCTACCGCCGTGGACATCGCGATGACTTCACGGCTGAGCAGGCTCAGCTCCATGCCGGGCTCGCCTTGGGTCACGCCGTCGCACATGGCGGGCGTACCGCCGGCGAACTGGCCGACCGAGCCGACTTCACGCAGGGCTTTTTTGATCTGTTCAGGAAAATGTTCGTACGGCTGGTGCGCCGAGAGCATGTCGTTATATGACGAAACAATTGCCACGTTGGCGGCATTCATCATGCGCAGGCTATTTTTATCTTCAGTGCCACAACCGGCTACGCCGTGGGCGAAGTTGGCGCATTGCAGCTTACCGCGCATCGGGCCGTCGCTGGCGGCGCCGCGAATGAGCGCAAGGTAAGCCTCGCGGGTTGCACGACTGCGGGCGATAAGCCGTTCGGTGACCTCAATAACGCGGGGATGCATGTGTAGAACTCCAGGCTAACGGATGTGGCGACCTGAGTGTCTATGCTGATCAAACGCCCGCAGCGCATGGGATGGCAGGGTGTCGTTTGGATCATCGGACCAGTTGATTCAGGTCACTCGTTGTAGATTGAACAAAATATTGCCACTAAAAAGGCTTGTTTTCTATTTTTATGCGAATAATCTTGTAATTCTTACAACAAATCGACGACAGGCACTTTCCAATGACTCTTCGTATCGCAATCAATGGTTTTGGCCGTATCGGCCGTAATGTCCTGCGCGCACTGTATACCCAAGGCTACCGCCAGGATTTGCAGATCGTCGCCATCAATGATCTGGGCGACAGTTCGATCAATGCCCACCTGCTCAAATACGACACCGTACACGGTACTTTCGAAGCAGAGGTTGCCCACGATCAGGAAAGCCTGACCGTCAATGGTGACCGGATCGCCGTAAGCGCCATCCGCAACCCGGCCGACCTGCCGTGGGCTGCGCACAAGATCGACGTGGTATTCGAATGCACCGGTCTGTTCACCGACCGTGACAAGGCTGCCGCGCATATTACCGCCGGCGCGCGCAAGGTGATCATCTCGGCCCCGGCCAAGGGCGCCGACGCCACCGTGGTCTATGGCGTAAACCATGACATTTTGCGTCAATCCCACCAGATCATCTCCAACGCCTCTTGCACCACTAACTGCCTGGCGCCGGTCGCCCAGGTGCTGCACCGCGAGCTGGGTATCGAAAACGGCCTGATGACCACCATTCACGCCTACACCAACGACCAGAACCTGACCGACGTCTACCACACCGACCCGTACCGCGCGCGCTCGGCCACCCAGAACATGATCCCAAGCAAGACCGGCGCCGCTGAAGCGGTCGGCCTGGTGCTGCCGGAACTGGCGGGCAAGCTGACCGGCATGGCGGTGCGCGTGCCGGTGATCAACGTGTCGCTGGTCGACCTCACCGTGACACTGAAGAAAGAAGCCACGGCCGAGCAAGTCAACGCCCTGCTCAAAGAAGCCAGCCAGCACTCGAAAATCCTCGGCTACAACACCCTGCCGCTGGTTTCCAGTGACTTCAACCATAACCCGCTGTCGTCGATCTTCGATGCCAACCACACCAAAGTCAGTGGCAAATTGCTGAAAGTGCTGGCCTGGTACGACAACGAGTGGGGCTTCTCCAACCGTATGCTGGATAACTGCCTGGCGCTCTGCAACGCCGAATAAACAGGCAACGCAGCGAGATCGTTCCCACGCTCTGCGTGGGAATGCCGCTTCGGACGCTCCGCGTCCCGCTGTTAAGTGGCGACGCGGAGCGTCACAGGAATGCATTCCCACGCTGAGCGTGGGAACGAGCAGCAGGGATCTTCGCACCCTCTCAAAGTGCCACTTGCCATTTGAGTTGATGATAAGCATTATCATTAACTGCATATCAGTCTGGTATCACTGTGAGCCAATCTCGCTTCAACCAAGTCTTTCTCACCCAACGGGTGATTCTGCTACGCACCTTGCAGCGGATGGTGAATAACCACAGCACCGCCGAGGACCTGTTGCAGGAAACCTACCTGCGCGTCACCCGGGCCCTCAGCGAGCGGCCGATTGATCACCTCGAACCCTTCGTCTACCAGACAGCGCGCAACCTGGCGCTCGACCACCTGCGTTCGCGCCGGATTCAAGCCCGCACGCTGCAGGAAGATGTCCCGCTGGACGTACTGCAAAGCGTCGCCGCCCCCATCAGTACGCCCGAAGACGCGACACAGGCCGAGCAATTGCTCGAACACCTGAGCGTCAGCCTCGGTCAGTTGAGCGCCCGACAGCAGCAGATCTTCATCCTCAGCCGCCTGCATGGCTGCAGCTATCAGGAGATTGCCGACCAGTTGCAAGTGTCCTTGAGCACCGTGCAAAAGGAACTGAAATTGATCATGGCCATCTGTGTAGGTGTGGCCGAGCGGCTGGATCAGCCTTAAGATTCACCCGACAGATGTGTCGATCCAGGCTGCAGGAAACGAATAAAACGTGGCGAAGACCCGAGGAACACCGTGACGGACCCGAATAAACTGCGCGCCCATGAGCTGGCTCATGAGGTGTTGCAAGACACGGCCATGGACCAAGCCCTCGATTGGCTGATCGCCTTGCAGTGCCCGCAACCCGGGCAGCAGGCGGAGTTCGACGCCTGGCTGGCCGCTGACCCGACGCATGCCCACGCTTTCAACAAAGCCCAGGCCGCCTGGGGTGGCGCGCCCGTGCACAGTGCCGCCGTGGCCCTGGCTGCGCCGCGCAAGCCGAGCGCCTGGCGCCGGGTCAAGCCGCATTGGAAACCATTGGCCACCGCCGCCGTGCTGCTGATCGGCCTGTTCAGCTTCAGCAACCTGCCCGTACGCCTGCAAGCCGACCACCTCACCGTGGTCGGCGAACGCCAGCGCCTGCAATTGGACGATGGCGCCAAAGTGCTGCTGAACACCAACTCGGCGTTTTCCAGCAGCATCAAGGACCACCAGCGCGTCGCCCGCCTGTATCAGGGCGAGGCGTTTTTCGAGATAGCCCCCAACCGTGGCCTGCCGCTGGAGATCGACGCCGGCCCGGTGCGTGCCAGCGTGCGTGACACCGACTTCGCCGTGCGTTACCTCAACGGTGAAGCGCAAGTGCAGGTGCAGCGTGGTGATGTCGACCTGAGCAACACTTTCGACGATGCCCGCGTGCGCCTGCGCGCTGGCGAGAGTATCCGCATCGGCCCCAAGGGCTTCGGCCAACCCGCCAAGCTGGATGTGAGCAAGGATCTGGCCTGGGTCCAGGGCCGCCTGGTGTTTGAAAATTGCCCGATGAGCGAAGTGCTGGCCGAGCTGCGCCGTTATTACCCCGGCTGGATCGTCAACACCAACGACAAGCTGGCCAGCGTGGCCGTCACCGGCAACTACCGCCTCGACCAGCCGCTGGACGTGGTGCGCTCACTGGCACACATCACCTCGGCCAAGCTCTCGGAATACCCGGCGCTGGTCATCCTGAACTAAATGAGAATTATTTTTACTCGATGTTAACCGGCGGTACGTCTCGTTATAGCCAATGCAACTGATTCCTATTTGATTCGGTTCGCAACTATAAGATTCGTACCTCCGGAGCGCTCTCGATGTCCTCTCGTTTCAACCGCCGGTCTTCTTCGCCCGTCCTGTCCTTGCTGACCGCCGCCATCCTGCTGGCCAGCGCGCCGGCCATGGCCGCCACGGCCGCCGAGCCGGTCGCCCGCAGCCACGGCAACTACAACTTCAGCATCGAGCAGCAGCCACTGGTCTCGGCACTCAACGCCTTTACCCGCGTGACCGGCTGGCAAGTCGGCCTGCCGGCAGAGCTGGGCCAGGGTGTGTCATCCCCTGGCGTGCGCGGCCCGCTGTCGCCGGAAAAAGCCCTGGACCGGCTGTTGGTGGGGACCAACCTGAGCTACCGCAAACTGGGCAATAACAACATCGTGCTGGAAAAACGCGCCGCAGGCAGCGTGCTCAACCTGCAACAGGTGACCATCAGCGCCACGCGCAACGAGCAGGCCGTCGACAGCGTGCCGAGCACCGTCACCGTGCATGATCGCCAGGAACTGGACCGCCAGAACGTCAACACCATCCGTGAACTGGTGCGCTACGAGCCCAACGTATCAGTCGGCGGCGCCGGCACGCGCGCCAGCAACGCGGGCTACAACATTCGCGGCATCGACGGCGACCGCATCCTCACGCAGGTGGACGGCGTCGAAGTGCCGGATAACTTCTTCAACGGCCCCTACGCCAAGACGCGCCGCAACTACGTCGACCCGGAAATCGTCAAGCGCGTGGAAATCCTGCGTGGCCCGGCCTCGGCCTTGTACGGCAGCAGCGCGATTGGCGGCGCGGTGAGTTACTTCACCCTCGACCCGGACGACATCATCAAGCCCGGCCAGGATGTCGGCGCCCGCCTGAAAACCGGCTACAGCTCTGCTGACGACAGCTGGCTGACCTCCGGCACCGTCGCCGGACGCGTGCAGGACTTCGACGGTTTGCTGCACCTGAGCCAGCGCAATGGCCACGAAATGGAGTCCTACGACGGCAACAACGCCACCGGCCTGGCCCGCACCGGCGCCAACCCGGAAGACGCGCGCACCACCAATATCCTCGCCAAGCTGGGCTGGAATTATGGCGATGACAACCGCCTGGGCCTGACCTACGAGAAGTTCAAGGATGATCGCGACGTCGACTTGAAAAACGCCGTGGGCGGGCCGTTCGTTGGTGGTCGAGGCTTCAACTTCTATCGCGGCCGTTCGGGTAACGACACCATCACCCGTGAGCGCTTCGGAATCGAAAACCGCTTCGCGCTCGATTCGCCGATTGCCGATCAGATCAAAACCAGCCTCAATTACCAGATCGCCAAGACCGACCAGACGACTGCCGAGATCTACCAACCGTCGCGTCGCGTATTGCGCACTCGCGAAACCCTGTACGAAGAAAAGCAGTGGGTCTTCGACGCCCAATTGGACAAAGCCTTCAGCCTCGGTGAAACCGATCACCAAGTGACCTACGGCACCACACTCAAGCAGCAGAAAGTCACCGGCTCCCGGGAAGGTGCCGCGACGTGCCTGGCGGTCGGCGGGGGTTGCACGGCTATCGGCGCGCCCAGCCCTTCTGCCAGCGACAGCGTGAAAAAATCCAGCGATTTCCCGGACCCGACCATCAACACCTACTCGCTGTTCGCCCAGGACCAGATCACCTGGAACAAATGGACCTTCCTGCCCGCCGTGCGCTACGACTACACCCAACTCAAGCCCAAGCTGACCCAGGAGTTCCTCAACACCGTAAACCCGACCGGCGCCTACCCGGTCAGCGACAAGGAAAAAACCTGGCACCGTGTGACGCCCAAGTTCGGCCTGACCTATGCCCTGACCGACCAATACACCTGGTTCGGTCAATACGCCGAGGGCTTCCGCACCCCGTCGGCCAAGGCGCTGTATGGTCGCTTTGAAAACCTCAACCTGGGCTACACCGTCGAGCCGAACCCGAACCTCAAGCCGGAAACCAGCAAGGGCATCGAAACCGGGATTCGCGGCAATTTCGACGAAGGTTCCTTCGACATCGCGGTGTTCTACAACAAGTACCGTGACTTTATCGACGAAGACGCCTCGGTCGCCGGCGGCGATATCCAAACCTTCGAAGCCAACAACATCAAGCACGCCACCATCAAGGGGATTGAAGCCAAGGGCCGCCTGAACCTCGACGCCTTCGGCGCACCGCAAGGCCTCTACACCCAGGGTTCGGTCGGCTACACCTACGGCCGCAACGACGACAACGGCGAGCCACTCAACAGAGTCAACCCGCTTAAAGGCGTGTTCGGCCTGGGCTACGAGCAAGAGCAATACGGCGCACTGGTCAGCTGGACGCTGGTGAAGAAACAGAAACGCGTCGACAGCACCACCTTCCACGCACCGGATGGCAGCACCAGCGCCCCGTTCAAAACCCCAGGCTTCGGCATCGTCGACCTGACCGGCTACTACAAGGTCACCAACGACGTGACCATCAACGGCGGCCTCTACAACCTCACCGACAAGAAGTACTGGAACTGGGATGACGTGCGCAGCTACGACGGCGTCGGCGAAGCGGGTGTGACCGCGCCGGCCAACCTCGACCGCCTGACCCAGCCGGGCCGCAACTTTGCGATCAACCTGATCTGGGACATCTGATCGCGCTTGCCCCAAATGCCGCCCTCCTCACCTCGCCGGAATTTCAGCGGCGAGGTGAGGATTTTTTACTGTGCCGCGTCTTCTTGTTCGTCTAGTTGATAACAGCTCTCTTTAGGGCACCCAGGCGCTACTCTTCTCAAGGACTTTTTCGATGACCGCTTCTCCTACCGCAGAACGCCCAAGCCTGCGCTCCCAGCGCCTGAACCAAATCACCAACGCGCCCCACACCAAGCTCGATGCGCTGGTCAAAGCCCACGCCCCGTTCGAAACCCAAGCCAACTTCGCCCGCTTCGTGGTCGCGCAATACCTGTTCCAGTCGGAACTGGTGGCGCTGTACAACGACCCTGAGTTGATCAAGATCGTCCCGGACCTGGCCGAGCGCTGCCGCGCCGAAGCCGCCAAGCTGGACCTGGGCGACCTGGACACCGAAGTGCCTGCACCGGTTGCTGGCGCCGTGAAGAACCCGAGCAAGGCCGAAGCCCTGGGTTGGCTGTTCGTGTCTGAAGGCTCCAAGCTGGGCGCTGCCTTCCTGATCAAGCGCGCCGTGGGCCTGGGCCTGAGCGAAACCTTCGGCGCCCGCCACCTCGGCGAGCCGGCCGGTGGCCGTGCTGAAGGCTGGAAAAGCTTTACCCGCACCCTCGACGGCCTTGAGTTCAGCGCCGAAGAAGAAGCGGCGGTAGAAAAAGGTGCAATCGACGCGTTTGTGCGCTTCACCGTGCTGCTGGAACAGGCGTACGCTAGCGCGCCTGAATTGGCGTAAATGTTCCGATAAACACTGGCTCAATGTGGGAGCTGGCTTGCCTGCGATGGCGGACTGCCTGTCTACACATAGGTGCCTGGCCCACCGCTATCGCAGGCAAGCCAGCTCCCACAGTTGAGCGCATTTCAGTTCGGATAATGTGTAAACCCTCCCAGCAGATAAGCGTCAGCATGCCCGGCAAAACCCAATCCACCTCAAAAATCGCCCAGCTCCTCTTCGGCCTGCTGGCCTACGTCAGCCTGGGCATTGGGTTGGTGGCGATTGTGATACCGGGTTTGCCCACCACTGAATTCATCCTGCTCGCCGCCTGGGCCGCGACCAAAAGCTCGCCGCGCCTGAGTGCCTGGCTGGAAAACCACCGCCTGTTCGGCCCGATCCTGTTCAATTGGCGCAACGGCAAGATCATCGCGCGCCGTGCCAAAGTCAGCGCCACCCTGAGCATGCTGCTGTGCGCCGGCTTGATGCTGGTGATGCTCGATCACGGCTGGCCGATCTACCTGGCGATTGCCGGAATGAGCCTGGGCAACCTGTGGATCTGGTCACGCCCGGAACGGCTCGCAACGCCCGTATAACGCGGCGTGTAGTCTTTTACCTACCGCTCATCGCCTGCCCCTCATGAAACATCTAGTTACGCCGATGTTCCGGACATAAGCGCCGAATGGACTTGGCTCGCCCTGCTTGCAGGTCAACAAGTCCAATCGCGAGTGAACCTATGTTCGACACCCTCTCTATCCGCTTGAAAATCGTGCTGCTGTCGGGCCTCTGCCTGGTTGGGGTGATCGCGCTGATCGTCGGCGTCAACCTCTACGAGGCCGACCAGAACAACCGCATGGTCAGCGAATCCAGCTCGCGCATGCTCACCACCAGTGTGCAGAACCTGTTGCAGGCCAAGGCCGGCGAACAGGCCGTACAGCTGCAGAAAACCTTTGGCGAAAGCCTGGTGGCGATCACAGCATTGGCCGACCAGATCAAAGGCCTGCGCACCACAGCTGCCAAACGCGGGCTGGAAGCCGGCGCACTGCGTGAAGAACTCAACCAGAGCCTCAAGACCGCGTTCGAGCGCAACAGCAAGGTGCTGGGCATCTGGCTGTCGTTCGAACCCAATGGCCTGGATGGCAAGGACAGCGAGTTTGTCGACGACAAAGCCCGCGTCTCCAACGAAAAAGGGCGCTTCTCCAGCTACTGGAGCCGCGCCGCCGGTGAAGGCCTGAACACGGTGATGGTCGAGGAAGACCTGACCAAGACCACGCTGAACCTCAGCGGTACGCCCTACAACATTTGGTACACCTGCCCACGGGACACGCGCAACGTTTGCCTGCTGGACCCGTATTCCGATGAAGTGGCCGGCAAGCAGGTGCTGATGACCACGATCTCGCTGCCGTTGATCGTCGACGGCAAGGTCATCGGCGTGGTCGGTATCGACCTGGCCCTGAATACCTTGCAAGCGGTGACGGACGCGGCACAAAAAGAACTGTTCGACGGTGCGGCGCATCTGGAGATTCTGTCCAGCACCGGGCTGATCGCGGCCTACAGCGGTGAGCCCGCGCGCGTCGGTAAAAACCTGATCGACACCCTGGGCGCCGAGGGCAAGGAGATCGTGCAACTGTTGGCCAACGACACGCGCACAATCCGCGAGCAAGATGACACGATCCGCGCCGTGTACCCGGTCAAGCCAATTGCCGACGCCAAGTCCTGGGGCATCGTGATCAAACTGCCGAAAACCGTGATGCTGGCCGACACCTTGAAACTGCAAGGCGTACTCGACAAAGCCCAGGCGGCCGGCATGCTCAAGGCGTTGCTGGTCGGCGCCACGGCCGCCTTGCTGGGCTTATTGCTGATCTGGCTGACCGCCACCGGCGTGACCCGCCCGATCAATACCGTGGCGGCGATGCTGAAGAATATCGCCAGCGGCGAAGGCGACCTCACCCAGCGCCTGACCTACTCGAAGAAAGACGAACTGGGCGAGCTGGCCAACTGGTTCAACCGTTTCCTCGACAAGCTGCAACCGACCATCGCGCAGATCAAGCAAAGCATCACCGAGGCGCGTGGCACGGCGGATCAGTCTTCGGCCATCGCACGCCAGACCAGTGAAGGCATGCAGGTGCAGTTCCGCGAAATCGACCAGGTCGCCACCGCGTCCAACGAAATGAGCGCCACCGCCCACGACGTCGCCAACAGCGCCTCCAATGCCGCCAGCGCGGCGCGCGGTGCGGACCAGTCGGCGCGTGACGGCATGGCGATCATTGAACAGAGCACCCGCGACATCACCACCCTCGCCGAAGAAGTCAGCAAAGCCGTAGGCGAAGTTGAAGCCCTGGCGGTGAACAGCGAGCAGATTGGCTCGGTGCTGGAAGTGATCCGCAGCATTGCCGAGCAGACCAACCTGTTGGCGCTCAACGCCGCCATCGAAGCAGCGCGCGCCGGGGAAAGCGGGCGTGGTTTTGCGGTGGTGGCCGACGAAGTGCGCAACCTGGCCAAACGCACCCAGGATTCGGTGGAAGAAATTCGCCTGGTGATCGAGCGCATCCAAAGCGGCACCCGCGGGGTGGTGGCGACCATGCATTCCAGCCAACACCAGGCCCAGAGCAACGCCGGGCAGATCCATCAAGCCGTGCAAGCGCTGGGCAAGATCAGCGATGCAGTGACGGTGATCAG
The sequence above is a segment of the Pseudomonas sp. R76 genome. Coding sequences within it:
- the edd gene encoding phosphogluconate dehydratase; this encodes MHPRVIEVTERLIARSRATREAYLALIRGAASDGPMRGKLQCANFAHGVAGCGTEDKNSLRMMNAANVAIVSSYNDMLSAHQPYEHFPEQIKKALREVGSVGQFAGGTPAMCDGVTQGEPGMELSLLSREVIAMSTAVALSHNMFDAALMLGICDKIVPGLMMGALRYGHLPMIFVPGGPMPSGISNKQKADVRQRYAEGKATREELLESEMKSYHSPGTCTFYGTANTNQLLMEVMGLHLPGASFVNPYTPLRDALTREAAHQVTRLTKANTNFTPIGEIVDEKSIVNSIVALNATGGSTNHTLHMPAIAMSAGIILTWQDMADLSEVVPTLSHVYPNGKADINHFQAAGGMSFLIRELLEAGLLHNDVNTVAGHGLSRYTQEPFLVDGELVWREGPIESLDETILRPVARAFSPEGGLRVMEGNLGRGVMKVSAVALEHQIVEAPAVVFQDQQDLADAFKAGQLEKDFVAVMRFQGPRSNGMPELHKMTPFLGVLQDRGFKVALVTDGRMSGASGKIPAAIHVNPEAQSGGPLARVKDGDIIRVDGVKGTLELKVDAEEFAARTPATGLLGNNVGAGRELFAFMRLAASSAEQGASAFTSALETLK
- the gap gene encoding type I glyceraldehyde-3-phosphate dehydrogenase, whose product is MTLRIAINGFGRIGRNVLRALYTQGYRQDLQIVAINDLGDSSINAHLLKYDTVHGTFEAEVAHDQESLTVNGDRIAVSAIRNPADLPWAAHKIDVVFECTGLFTDRDKAAAHITAGARKVIISAPAKGADATVVYGVNHDILRQSHQIISNASCTTNCLAPVAQVLHRELGIENGLMTTIHAYTNDQNLTDVYHTDPYRARSATQNMIPSKTGAAEAVGLVLPELAGKLTGMAVRVPVINVSLVDLTVTLKKEATAEQVNALLKEASQHSKILGYNTLPLVSSDFNHNPLSSIFDANHTKVSGKLLKVLAWYDNEWGFSNRMLDNCLALCNAE
- a CDS encoding RNA polymerase sigma factor yields the protein MSQSRFNQVFLTQRVILLRTLQRMVNNHSTAEDLLQETYLRVTRALSERPIDHLEPFVYQTARNLALDHLRSRRIQARTLQEDVPLDVLQSVAAPISTPEDATQAEQLLEHLSVSLGQLSARQQQIFILSRLHGCSYQEIADQLQVSLSTVQKELKLIMAICVGVAERLDQP
- a CDS encoding FecR family protein, whose product is MTDPNKLRAHELAHEVLQDTAMDQALDWLIALQCPQPGQQAEFDAWLAADPTHAHAFNKAQAAWGGAPVHSAAVALAAPRKPSAWRRVKPHWKPLATAAVLLIGLFSFSNLPVRLQADHLTVVGERQRLQLDDGAKVLLNTNSAFSSSIKDHQRVARLYQGEAFFEIAPNRGLPLEIDAGPVRASVRDTDFAVRYLNGEAQVQVQRGDVDLSNTFDDARVRLRAGESIRIGPKGFGQPAKLDVSKDLAWVQGRLVFENCPMSEVLAELRRYYPGWIVNTNDKLASVAVTGNYRLDQPLDVVRSLAHITSAKLSEYPALVILN
- a CDS encoding TonB-dependent receptor is translated as MSSRFNRRSSSPVLSLLTAAILLASAPAMAATAAEPVARSHGNYNFSIEQQPLVSALNAFTRVTGWQVGLPAELGQGVSSPGVRGPLSPEKALDRLLVGTNLSYRKLGNNNIVLEKRAAGSVLNLQQVTISATRNEQAVDSVPSTVTVHDRQELDRQNVNTIRELVRYEPNVSVGGAGTRASNAGYNIRGIDGDRILTQVDGVEVPDNFFNGPYAKTRRNYVDPEIVKRVEILRGPASALYGSSAIGGAVSYFTLDPDDIIKPGQDVGARLKTGYSSADDSWLTSGTVAGRVQDFDGLLHLSQRNGHEMESYDGNNATGLARTGANPEDARTTNILAKLGWNYGDDNRLGLTYEKFKDDRDVDLKNAVGGPFVGGRGFNFYRGRSGNDTITRERFGIENRFALDSPIADQIKTSLNYQIAKTDQTTAEIYQPSRRVLRTRETLYEEKQWVFDAQLDKAFSLGETDHQVTYGTTLKQQKVTGSREGAATCLAVGGGCTAIGAPSPSASDSVKKSSDFPDPTINTYSLFAQDQITWNKWTFLPAVRYDYTQLKPKLTQEFLNTVNPTGAYPVSDKEKTWHRVTPKFGLTYALTDQYTWFGQYAEGFRTPSAKALYGRFENLNLGYTVEPNPNLKPETSKGIETGIRGNFDEGSFDIAVFYNKYRDFIDEDASVAGGDIQTFEANNIKHATIKGIEAKGRLNLDAFGAPQGLYTQGSVGYTYGRNDDNGEPLNRVNPLKGVFGLGYEQEQYGALVSWTLVKKQKRVDSTTFHAPDGSTSAPFKTPGFGIVDLTGYYKVTNDVTINGGLYNLTDKKYWNWDDVRSYDGVGEAGVTAPANLDRLTQPGRNFAINLIWDI
- a CDS encoding biliverdin-producing heme oxygenase; amino-acid sequence: MTASPTAERPSLRSQRLNQITNAPHTKLDALVKAHAPFETQANFARFVVAQYLFQSELVALYNDPELIKIVPDLAERCRAEAAKLDLGDLDTEVPAPVAGAVKNPSKAEALGWLFVSEGSKLGAAFLIKRAVGLGLSETFGARHLGEPAGGRAEGWKSFTRTLDGLEFSAEEEAAVEKGAIDAFVRFTVLLEQAYASAPELA
- a CDS encoding YbaN family protein → MPGKTQSTSKIAQLLFGLLAYVSLGIGLVAIVIPGLPTTEFILLAAWAATKSSPRLSAWLENHRLFGPILFNWRNGKIIARRAKVSATLSMLLCAGLMLVMLDHGWPIYLAIAGMSLGNLWIWSRPERLATPV
- a CDS encoding methyl-accepting chemotaxis protein — translated: MFDTLSIRLKIVLLSGLCLVGVIALIVGVNLYEADQNNRMVSESSSRMLTTSVQNLLQAKAGEQAVQLQKTFGESLVAITALADQIKGLRTTAAKRGLEAGALREELNQSLKTAFERNSKVLGIWLSFEPNGLDGKDSEFVDDKARVSNEKGRFSSYWSRAAGEGLNTVMVEEDLTKTTLNLSGTPYNIWYTCPRDTRNVCLLDPYSDEVAGKQVLMTTISLPLIVDGKVIGVVGIDLALNTLQAVTDAAQKELFDGAAHLEILSSTGLIAAYSGEPARVGKNLIDTLGAEGKEIVQLLANDTRTIREQDDTIRAVYPVKPIADAKSWGIVIKLPKTVMLADTLKLQGVLDKAQAAGMLKALLVGATAALLGLLLIWLTATGVTRPINTVAAMLKNIASGEGDLTQRLTYSKKDELGELANWFNRFLDKLQPTIAQIKQSITEARGTADQSSAIARQTSEGMQVQFREIDQVATASNEMSATAHDVANSASNAASAARGADQSARDGMAIIEQSTRDITTLAEEVSKAVGEVEALAVNSEQIGSVLEVIRSIAEQTNLLALNAAIEAARAGESGRGFAVVADEVRNLAKRTQDSVEEIRLVIERIQSGTRGVVATMHSSQHQAQSNAGQIHQAVQALGKISDAVTVISDMNLQIASAAEQQSAVAEEVNRNVSAIRTVTETLTGQATESAAISSQLNALASQQMKLMDQFKV